The Tachyglossus aculeatus isolate mTacAcu1 chromosome 7, mTacAcu1.pri, whole genome shotgun sequence genome includes a region encoding these proteins:
- the LAD1 gene encoding ladinin-1, which translates to MSFREKNWSKLSSLAKQWSLEDEEEVKRERRRRYRNLSSSTDDEAPSSGQQAVERLPSVDEGNVLKLSSPPSPDQDEAFEAVLRTGSERRQRRQAEPGQSQRKERKRTESNSSQKQDEVAGKSQMQERQEAEARESEGQEAEAGRSKRQEVEAGGNERQEAEAEGSEKQERHEAEVGESEKERQEAEPGETKRQQVKPVGHQGPEQPQDLGTKQKEVPRPPPRQRLIREHRRLQAEGTTGSGKEEKHLKGVEPRGKKAEPLASALGQDTPTGDQPRPEPSGQKVSARENQREEQKVTALPIGAVCGKPITLQVKVGRAEADEVTSPTQSTCNISLMRASPRTISFRVKSKKESSEMPFTRSASMRIPPSRVKLEEKLEKYNSAVQRSESIKCPSSSRTDLVVAPKGVASKRSLFEKERVSSNRAELPTSHRKEELKLSGVVTSRLNLWISRSHKSREDQVAKDVQREPAASIKGPLQGDKVTTSSTDTQL; encoded by the exons CCTGGCCAAGCAGTGGTCGctggaagatgaagaggaggtgAAGAGGGAACGACGGAGAAGATACCGCAACTTGAGTTCCTCTACAGATGATGAAGCCCCCAGTAGTGGCCAGCAGGCAGTGGAGAG GCTCCCCAGTGTGGATGAGGGCAATGTCCTCAAGTTGTCATCACCACCCTCTCCTGACCAGGACGAAGCTTTCGAGGCTGTACTGCGGACGGGATccgagcggcggcagaggaggcaGGCAGAGCCTGGGCAGagccagaggaaggagaggaagagaacagaGAGTAACTCAAGTCAGAAGCAGGATGAAGTAGCGGGGAAGAGCCAGAtgcaggagagacaagaagccGAAGCCAGAGAAAGTgagggacaggaagcagaggCTGGAAGGAGCAAGAGACAGGAAGTAGAGGCTGGAGGGAacgagagacaggaagcagaggctgaaggcagtgagaagcaggagagacatgaagcagaggttggagagagtgagaaggagagacaagaagcagagcctgGAGAGACCAAAAGGCAGCAAGTGAAGCCAGTTGGACACCAGGGCCCAGAACAGCCCCAGGACTTAGGGACAAAGCAGAAGGAAGTACCTCGTCCACCTCCCCGTCAGAGACTCATCAGGGAGCATAGGAGACTGCAGGCTGAAGGAACCACTGGGTCAGGCAAGGAGGAGAAACATCTGAAGGGAGTAGAACCCCGAGGGAAGAAGGCAGAGCCTCTGGCCTCTGCTCTGGGCCAGGATACTCCAACTGGAGACCAACCGAGACCTGAACCATCAGGACAGAAGGTCTCTGCTAGGGAAAATCAGAGAGAAGAGCAGAAAGTGACAGCACTACCAATAGGAGCTGTGTGTGGGAAGCCCATCACTCTTCAG GTGAAGGTTGGCAGGGCGGAGGCAGATGAGGTCACCTCTCCCACCCAGAGTACGTGCAACATTTCCCTCATGCGTGCCAGTCCTAGAACCATCTCCTTCCGG GTGAAGTCCAAGAAAGAGAGCTCAGAGATGCCCTTCACCCGCAG TGCCAGCATGAGGATACCACCCAGTAGGGTCAAATTAGAGGAGAAGCTGGAAAAATACAATTCTGCTGTGCAG AGATCAGAATCCATCAAGTGTCCCAGTTCCTCCCGGACCGATTTGGTCGTGGCGCCTAAGGGTGTGGCCAGCAAGCGGAGCCTCTTTGAGAAGGAACGGGTCAGCTCAAACCGGGCCGAACTTCCCACCTCCCATCGGAAG GAGGAGCTGAAGCTCTCAGGGGTGGTGACATCGCGGCTCAACCTGTGGATCAGCCGGAGCCACAAATCCAGGGAGGACCAAGTGGCCAAG gatgtgcagagggagccTGCTGCTTCCATCAAGGGACCTCTCCAGGGAGACAAAGTCACCACCTCTTCCACTGACACACAG CTGTAG